A DNA window from Cobetia marina contains the following coding sequences:
- a CDS encoding helix-turn-helix domain-containing protein, with the protein MHEDVSRTDDSDATWQHGIFEHAPGKCTREAWDVNEQAHNLTDWSQHYDQYGQGAFYGRIDELHLPGMQVFKEYTSQALDQQCHVWPDSLWIGIPAERQPCRINGYALEAGDIMCQPGGHDFALTTPDAFAIHCLVLRRDWLLTVVGESALTLLESDPQHTMRLGVSQKTRRAVTFLMERLLKRQRQGFEVQVHQGILSLAVTAILEERIPLTDRYPSYHHRRQVVERVREHVNGAAPAPISIDMLCGIAHVSQRTLHNSFTSILGISPMQFIRLNRLNQVRRRLCEPQATSTIGQIASDWGFYHLGQFAQDYRRLFGESPSHTLSRHRRKR; encoded by the coding sequence ATGCACGAAGATGTATCACGAACGGACGACAGTGATGCCACCTGGCAGCACGGGATTTTCGAGCATGCACCAGGCAAGTGCACACGGGAGGCATGGGACGTCAATGAACAGGCGCATAACCTGACCGACTGGTCGCAACACTACGATCAGTACGGTCAGGGCGCCTTCTACGGACGTATCGATGAACTCCATCTGCCGGGAATGCAGGTATTCAAGGAATACACCAGCCAGGCATTGGACCAGCAATGTCATGTCTGGCCGGATTCGCTGTGGATCGGTATTCCGGCTGAACGCCAGCCCTGCCGGATCAATGGCTACGCGCTTGAGGCAGGCGATATCATGTGTCAGCCGGGCGGGCATGACTTCGCGCTGACCACGCCGGACGCCTTCGCGATCCATTGTCTCGTGCTGCGGCGTGACTGGCTGCTCACGGTGGTGGGGGAATCGGCGCTGACACTGCTGGAGAGTGACCCGCAACACACGATGCGCCTCGGGGTATCGCAGAAGACTCGCCGAGCGGTCACCTTCCTGATGGAAAGACTGCTCAAGCGGCAGCGTCAAGGGTTCGAAGTTCAGGTGCATCAGGGCATCCTGTCACTGGCCGTGACCGCCATCCTCGAGGAAAGGATACCCCTCACCGACCGCTATCCCAGCTACCACCACCGACGACAGGTCGTAGAGCGGGTGCGAGAGCATGTGAACGGCGCAGCGCCTGCCCCGATCAGCATCGACATGCTCTGCGGCATCGCTCATGTCAGCCAGCGAACGCTGCACAACAGTTTCACCAGCATTCTCGGTATCAGCCCGATGCAGTTCATCCGCCTGAATCGCCTCAACCAGGTGCGGCGACGGCTGTGTGAACCTCAGGCAACGAGTACGATAGGACAGATCGCCAGCGACTGGGGCTTCTATCATCTGGGCCAGTTCGCGCAGGACTATCGCCGCCTGTTTGGCGAGAGCCCCTCGCACACCCTGTCGCGCCATCGACGCAAGAGGTAG
- a CDS encoding Crp/Fnr family transcriptional regulator, with protein MTDQLSHEQNHLLAGLSAETTQRLAAHLEPIHLSLGQVLYTAGSALSHVYFPIDAIVSLLYVTKNGASAEIAVVGNEGLVGIAVFMGGESTTSRAIVQSAGKALRLPVHHLKAEFNRHGEMLHLLLRYTQSLITQMSQTAVCNRHHSIDQQLCRWLLLSLDRLPGDQLDMTQELIANMLGVRREGVTEAAGKLHRQGVIEYHRGHITVLDRPRLEQLCCECYAVVKKESDRLMPYSMTLPMTDSSGDDTPSL; from the coding sequence ATGACGGATCAGTTGTCACATGAACAGAATCATCTGCTAGCGGGATTGTCCGCCGAGACGACCCAACGCCTGGCAGCGCATCTGGAGCCGATCCATCTGTCGCTTGGCCAGGTGCTGTATACCGCGGGGAGTGCCTTGAGCCACGTGTACTTCCCGATTGATGCCATCGTGTCACTGCTTTACGTGACCAAAAATGGCGCATCCGCCGAGATCGCAGTCGTCGGCAACGAAGGCCTGGTGGGAATTGCGGTGTTCATGGGCGGCGAAAGCACCACCAGCCGTGCCATCGTGCAAAGCGCTGGCAAGGCGCTAAGACTGCCGGTGCATCACCTGAAGGCGGAATTCAACCGACATGGAGAAATGCTCCACCTCCTGCTGCGCTACACGCAATCCCTCATCACCCAGATGTCCCAGACAGCCGTCTGCAACCGACACCATTCGATCGATCAACAGCTGTGTCGCTGGTTATTGCTGTCACTGGACCGCCTGCCAGGCGATCAGCTGGACATGACGCAGGAATTGATCGCCAACATGCTCGGGGTGCGCCGTGAGGGGGTCACGGAAGCCGCAGGAAAACTGCACAGGCAAGGTGTCATCGAATACCACCGAGGGCATATCACGGTACTCGACCGCCCCAGGCTGGAGCAGCTCTGCTGCGAGTGCTACGCGGTGGTAAAGAAGGAAAGTGATCGTCTGATGCCCTATTCCATGACACTGCCGATGACAGACTCTTCAGGAGACGACACCCCTTCCCTGTGA